The genomic window AGAGACAATCCCTAAGAGGAGAAAGCCCTCACCCGGATCGCCTTCGCGATCCAACCTCTCCCGCAAGCGGGAGAGGTTGGCGTTCGTGGGCTCCGCCGATCGCACCCCGCCGCAGATTATTCTCTCCACATATCAAGCACATCGCTACTGTGCATGGGGTTGATTTCGTAGTTTTAGTTTCCGAACGTCGCGAACTGCGCTGCCACGGCGCGATAAACGTCGCGTCGGAACGGCACCACGAGATCGGCGACACGGTCGAGGCGCTCCCAGCGCCAGGCGTCGAACTCCGCCGGCTGGCCGTTGCGCGGCGTCAGCGGATCGATCTCCTCGTCGCGGCCGGTGAAGCGCAGCGCGAACCATTTTTGACGCTGGCCGCGGAATTTCGCCAGCCGATGCGTCTGCGGTCCGTCGTAAGGCGGGAATTCATAGGTGAACCAGTCGGTCTCGCCGAGATAGTCGGCGCTGACCACGTTGGTCTCCTCCCAGAGCTCGCGCATCGCGGCATCGCGCAGATTCTCGCCTTCGTCGACGCCGCCCTGCGGCATCTGCCAGTCAAGGCCCGGCAGGATGATCTCGGGCCCGTCGCCCTTGAAGCGGTGGCCGATCAGCACACGGCCGTCGGCATTGAACAGGGCGATTCCCACGTTGGGGCGGTAGGGTTTTTCATTGGTCACGCGTGGATCTTTCGTTGTCACTCCGGCGGTGCCTTTAGCATCGAACCCGGCGAGACAATTTGATTTACTGATCCGCCAGCGCGGAAAATTCCTTCACCACGCGCTCATAGACCGGGCGCTTGAACGGGATGATCAATCCGGGGAGATTCTTCATCGGCTCCCAGCGCCAGCTCACGAACTCGGCCTTGTGGCCGCCGCCGCCAGGCTTTTCGACATTGATCTCGCTGTCCTTGCCGGTGAAGCGCACCGCGAACCATTTTTGGCGCTGGCCGCGGTAGCGGCCCTTCCAGGCGCGTCCGGCGACCGTGCGTGGGATGTCGTAAATGAGCCAGTCCGGAACCTCGCCGAGGCGCTCGACCGAGCGCACGCTGGTCTCTTCATAGAGCTCGCGCTTGGCGGCCTCCCAAGTGTCCTCGCCGGGATCGACGCCGCCCTGCGGCATCTGCCAGATATGGGCGTCGTCGACATGCTCGATGCCGCCGGCGCGGCGACCGATGAACACCAGTCCCTTCGTGTTGATCAGCATCACCCCGACGCAGGTCCGGTAGGGCAGATCCTCGTAACGCGCCATTCCGCCAGACCCCCTCACATACTGTTGTCGGTAGGGCCTGAAGTGGCCCCGCGGGGGACCCGTGCCGTACCAATTCGTTGATTTAGCTGGATTTTGATTTCAGCATCGCAGTTGTCAATGGCACCAAAAGGATACCCCGGTCGCCCAAAGTCTTGGTCCAGGCACCGATGCGCTCGATCGAGACCGGCAGGGCCGAGGCGGTGCCGACGGCGATGCCGCGCTCGCGCGCCGTCGCTTCGAGCTTGTTCAGGGCGCGGTCGATCTCGGTCGGGGTCGGCACCACGTCGATCGCGATGTCGCCCTTGCCGAACGGCATCGCCTGGTTGGCCGCGGCCTGGGGCGCGATGCTGCGCGGCGAGGAGCCGTCGTCGAAGAAGCCGAGCCCGCGCTTGGCCGCCTCGCGGATGATCGGCTGCATGGCCGGCTCGGTCGCGATGAAGCGGGCGCCCATGAAATTGGTGAGGCCGGCATAACCCTGCATCCGGCTCAGGTGCCAGTACAGACGGTCCATGTTCTGGTCGGTGCTGAGCGAGGTCAGCAGCGTCTGCGGTCCGGGATCGTTGTCGGGGAAGTCGTAGGGCTCCATCGGGATCTGGAGGAAGATCTCGTGGCGCTGGGCGCGGGCCCGCTCGGCAAGCTTGCCGGGGTCGGATCCGTAAGGTGTGAAGGCCAGCGTCACCGCCGGCGGCAGCTTCATGATCGCATCGGTGGTCTTGGCGGCGCCGACGCCGAGGCCGCCGATCACGATGGCGACCACCGGCATCTTGGCGGCTTTGGCGCGGTCGGCATCGGCCGCGTAGACGTTGAACGGCTTCATGTCGCCTGCGACCACCGGGATCATGCCGTAGCGCGACTTCTCCAGCAGTTTTGGATCGATCCCGGCCATGACAGGCGGCGGTGCCGAAGCCGCTCCGCCCTTGTCGGTGGCCTCGCCCGCGCCGATCACCACGTCATGGCGTGCGCCGGTGGAGCCGTCGATCATGGTGACGGTCTTCTGCTCACCGGGACCAGCCTGCTTCGGCGCCTCCTTGGTCTCGTGCTTGCCCTCTTGCCTGCTTTCGCCGGCATGGCCCGAGGCCACCGGCTTTTCATCCGTGGCTTTGGGCTCGCGGATTGCGATCCGCGTCATCGGCTCGCCGCCGAGCGGGTCCTTGTTGAAGATGGCGAAGCCGGCAAAGGTGACCAGAAACAGGAGAAGCACGACGGCAAGCAGCTGCATGGCCGTGAACGGCAGCCGCAGCCGGCGTTTCCGGCGCGGCTTATCCTGTCCGAGCGGGGCGCTCAGATCATCGGCCGTTTCAGTCATGCGCGATCCCGAATCACTCGCAATGACGATACCACGCCGAGATCAAGCGGCGGCAGGCCGGGATAGGCCGGGGATGCGTGATCGAATCGGCTGCACCCTTGACGCAGGTGCGCTCCCCTCTCCCGCTCGCGGGCGAGGGTTGGGGAGAGGGTGTCTCCGCAGAGAGAGACTCCCCCCAGAGGAGAAAGCCCTCACCCGCACCTTCGGCGCGACCTCTCCCGCAAGCGGGAGAGGTTAGGAAGCGTCGCTCCTCCGGGGCCACGGGCCTAAGTACCAAGCAAAAAGGGCGGCCTCCTGGAGCCGCCCTTTGCGAGAGATTCGTCTAAGCCGATTCTAGTTCGCCGCTTTGGGCTTGTCGGCGGCGGCCTTGTCGCCACCCGGCGTGGGCGCGGCCGAGGCGCTGTTCTTGATGCCGTGGAGCAAATCGTCGGCGAGCTTGAGCGCCTTGTCGTCCTTGGCATCCGGCGGGACGTAGGACTGCGAGCCGGTCTTCTCGTCGCCGTCGTTCTTGAGGTGGCCGCGCAGCGACGCTTCGCCCTTGGTGTCGGTGCGGGACTTCAGCTCGTCCGGCACGTCCTGAAGCACTTCGATGTCGGGCACGATGCCCTTGGCCTGGATCGACTTGCCCGACGGCGTGTAGTAGCGCGCCGTGGTCAGCCGCAGCGCGCCATTGCCGCTTCCGAGCGGAATGATGGTCTGCACCGAGCCCTTGCCGAACGAGCGCGTGCCGACGATGGTCGCGCGCTTGTGGTCCTGCAGCGCGCCGGCGACGATTTCCGACGCCGAAGCCGAGCCGCCATTGACCAGCACGATGACCGGCTTGCCCTTGGTCAGGTCGCCTGCATGCGCGGTGCGGCGCTGGGTCTCCTCGGCATTGCGGCCGCGGGTCGAGACGATCTCGCCCTTCTCCAGGAAGGAGTCGGAGACGGTGACCGCTTCCTCCAGCAGGCCGCCCGGATTGTTGCGGAGGTCGATGATGTAGCCCTTCAGCTTGTCGCCGATCTGGTTCGAGAGATTGGTGACCTCACGCTTCAGGCCTTCAGTGGTCTGCTCGTTGAAGGTGGTGATGCGGATGTAAGCGATGTCGTCGGCTTCGACGCGCGCGCGCACCGAGCGGACGCGGATGTTGTCGCGCACCAGCGTGACGTCGAGCGGATTGTCCTGGCCCTTGCGAATGATCTTGAGCTTGATCTTGGTATTGACCGGACCGCGCATCTTCTCGACCGCCTGGTTCAGGGTCAGGCCCTGCACCGCCTCGTCGTCGAGATTGGTGATGATGTCGTTGGCCATGATGCCGGCGCGCGAGGCTGGCGTGTCGTCGATCGGCGAAACCACCTTGATCAGGCCGTCTTCCATCGTGACCTCGATGCCGAGGCCGCCGAACTCGCCGCGGGTCTGCACCTGCATATCGCGGAAGCTCTTGGCGTCCATGTAGCTCGAATGCGGATCGAGGCCGGTGAGCATGCCGCTGATGGCGGATTCGATCAGCTTGGTGTCATCGGGCTTCTCGACATAGTCGGAGCGCACGCGCTCGAAGACGTCGCCGAACAGATTGAGCTGGCGATAGGTGTCCGCGGTGGCGGCTCGCGCGCTGGAGCCCATGAACACTGCACGCGGCTGGGTCACGAACAGCGTCAGCGCCGCGCCGGTGGCTGCGCTGAGGAGGATTACTGAAGTCTTGCGCATCATCCGCGAACCTTCTCGCCTTCATTTGCGGCCCACCATGGGCCTGGATCGATTGGAGTGCCGTCCTTACGGAACTCGACATAGAGCACAGGTTGACTCGCGTTCGTGGCGAGAATGGAGGCGACTTGAGAGGTCGACCCCATGGTCGCGACCGGCTCCCCCGTGAGCACAAACTGTCCGATGTTGACCGAAATGCGCTCCATCCCGGCGATCAGGACATGATACCCGCCACCAGCGTTAAGGATCAAGAGTTGTCCATAGCTGCGGAAGGGGCCGGCATAGACCACCCAGCCGTCACACGGCGTTGTGACCTGGGAGCCGGGCTTGGTGGCCAGCGAAATGCCCTTCTGGACCCCGCCGACGCCATCGGAACCGCCAAAGTCTCTGATCTTGTTACCGTTAACCGGAAGAGGCAGGAGCCCCTTGGCCGACGCGAAGGCAATTGCGGGCGTGGTCCGGGACCGGTCCTTGAAAGCGGCCGGACCAGACTTGGCACCGGCATTGGCGCTGGCAGCCGCCTTCGCCTCGGCCTGCTTGGCCGCCTCGGCCGCCTTCTCAGCAGCCTTGGCGGCGCTTTGCAGATCCTGCTCCATCTTGGTGATCAGGCCCTGGAGATCACCGACCTGCTTTGACAGCATGATCGCGCGCGAATTCTCGGCGTCGAGGTCCTTTTCCCGCGCCGCCTGCTGGCGCTGCCGCTCGTCGACCAAAGCAGTGAGCCGGCTCTGGTCGTTGCGGACCCTGTCGCGGTCCAGGGCGAGCTGGTCGCGTTCGCTGGTGATGTTCTTGCGCAGCGCCACGAGCTCGCCGAGCTCGCCGGCGATCGCCTCGGCACGGCCGCGCAATTCCGGCACAACCGCACCGAGCAGCATCGCGGTGCGCAGGGATTGCAGCGCGTCTTCGGGACGCACCAGCAGCGCCGGTGGCGTGCGCCTGCCGGCGCGCTGCAAGGCGGCCAGCACTTCGACAATGTCGGCGCGGCGCGAATCGAGCGAGGCGCGCATCTGTTGCTCGCGGCCGTTGAGGTTTCGCAGCCGGGCTTCGGCTTCGTCGATCTTGGTCTCGACGGAGCGCACATTGGCGGCGGTGTCGATCAGCTGCTGATTGAGCTGAGTGCGGTCCTGACCGAGCGCGGTGATCTCGGCCTTGAGCTTGGCCTGCGCTTCCTCGGCGCTTTTCTGCCTGGCGCGGGCGGCCTCGAGCTCCTGCTCACGCTGCTTGATCGCATCGGGCGAGACGGCCGCGGTCTGCGGCGGCGTCGCCGTCTGAGCTTGCGCGAGGCTTACGCCGGCGAGGCCAGTGATCAGCAACAGGTTGAGGAGCGGCGCTCGCATCTTGTCGGCAAAGGTGCTCGTTATGACGCGCATCACGCGCGGTGATAGGGGTGGCCGGCCAGAATGGTGGCGGCCCGATAAAGCTGTTCCAGAAGCATGACGCGGACCATTTGGTGCGGCCAGGTCGCAGAGCCGAACGCGATCGCGAGCTTGGCCTTACGGCGCAATTCGGGCGAAAGTCCGTCCGCCCCTCCGATCACGAAGATAGTATGTCCGGCACCCTCGTCGCGCCAGCGCCCGAGATGCCGTGCGAATACGGTGGAATCCAGATTCTGGCCGCGCTCGTCCAGCGCCACCAGGATCGACTTTTCCGGAATATGCGCGCTTATCGCCGCGGCTTCTTCAGCCATCCGCGTCGCGGAGTCGCGCGCACGGCTTTCCGGGATTTCGTGGACGGTGAGCTCGCGGAATCCGAGCTTGCGGCCGGCCTCGTCGAACCGCTCGAAATAGCGGTCGGCAAGCTCCCGTTCGGGGCCCTGCTTCAGCCGGCCCACGGCAATGATGGCAACACGCATGATGGCTTCAGCGTCGTGTTTCAGGGTCGCGCGCATCAGGCGCGCGCACGACGCTACCATGCGCGTCAGCCGATTCGAAATCGGCTCAGTGAGCCTAGATCGCCTTCGCCGCCCCTGGGCCCTGCGTATACAATCGCTCGAGATTGTAGAACTCGCGGACCTCGGGTCTGAACACGTGCACGATCACATCGCCGGAATCGATCAGAACCCAGTCGCAATTGGGCAAGCCCTCGACATGGATGTTCCTGATGCCGTTTTCCTTGAGGCCCTTCGTGACGTTGTCCGCGATCGCGCCGACGTGCCGGTTCACCCGGCCGGTGGTGACGATCATGTAGTCGGAGTACGTCGATTTGCCGCGAAGGTCGATGGTGACCGTCTCTTCCGCCTTCATGTCCTCGAGGCGGGAGAGGATGAGGCTCAGCGTCTTGTCGGCGTCGGGTTGCGCCTTCAAGGCCGCAGCTTTGGTCGATGTTTTACGCGTAGGCTTAGCAACCTTGGGTAAAACAGACTTGGACAATACAGATGTGGCCAGGGACCATTCCTTTCACTGTATCGCGAACGCCGAATCCGACGCTCACTGGTTACACTACATCATGTGGGGTTAAGGCTTTCAATATGCCAGAGAGCCCCAAATCCACACACTCCGTCTCACTCCGTACCTTTTCTCACTTCGTACCTTTCCAGCTCCCGTCCGGGTTCCGCAGGCCCGTCGAGGAGAGATTCAGCTTCAATCCGGTCAAAAACACCCAGGCCGGCGCCGGCTGGTCCGCAAGCAGTGCTGCCTTGTCCTCGGGCAGGCGGTAGCGCGATAGCGCTTGGCCTGCGGGCGAGGCGAGGGCGCGAAAACTCTGCGGGGGGCGATCGATGACTGCCATCGGCACCTGGGCGGCGATGCGCCGCCAGTCCTGCCAACGGTGGAATTGAGCGAGGTTGTCGGCGCCCATAATCCAGACAAAGCGCAAGCCAGAGAAGCGGCGGCGCAAGATGTTGATCGTGTCGATAGTATAGCGGGTACGAATGACGGATTCGAGACAGCTTACCTCGATCCTGGGATCGTTGGCGACCTCGCGCGCCGCCTGCATGCGCGCGCCGAGCTCTTGCAATGCGCCGTTCTCCTTGAGCGGATTTCCCGGCGTCACCAGCCACCAGACGCGATCGAGCTGCAATCGCTTCAGCGCGAATTGGCTGATGGCGCGATGGGCCTGATGCGGCGGGTTGAACGAACCGCCGAGCAGGCCGATGCGCATGCCCTCCGTATGGGGTGGGACCGCTTGCGCCACGAAATGCGGCACGACGAATGTGTTGCTCAATACCCGCCCCGCGACGTTGCTTACGGCCGCGTCTGCCCGGTGCCGCGAACGCGATATTTGAAGCTCGTCAACTGTTCGGCGCCGACAGGGCCGCGGGCATGGAAGCGGCCGGTGGCGATGCCGATCTCGGCGCCGAAGCCGAACTCGCCGCCATCGGCGAACTGCGTCGAGGCGTTGTGCAGCACGATTGCGGAATCGACCTCGCTCAGGAATTTGTTTGCGGCGGTCTCATCCGCGCTCACGATGGCGTCGGTGTGATGCGAGCCGTGGTTCTGGATGTGCGCGATGGCGCCGTCGACGCCGTCGACCACTTTCGCTGCGATGATCGCATCGAGATATTCGGTGTCCCAATCGTCTTCGCTGGCAGGCTTTACGCGCGCATCGGTCTTCTGCACGGCATCGTCGCCGCGCACTTCGCAGCCCGCCTCGATCAGCATCTCCACCAGCGGCTTCAGGCTCTTTGCGGCTCCCGCGCGATCTACCAGCAGCGTCTCGGCGGCGCCGCAGACACCGGTGCGGCGCATCTTGGCGTTGAGCACGATCGACTTCGCCATGGCGAGGTCGGCGCTGCCGTCGACATAGACGTGGTTGACGCCTTCGAGATGTGCGAACACCGGCACGCGCGCTTCCTGCTCGACGCGCGCGACGAGGCTCTTGCCGCCGCGCGGCACGATCACGTCGATGGCGCCATTCAACCCTGATAGCATCATGCCGACCGCCGCACGGTCGCGCGTCGGCACCAGCGTGATCGAGGCTTCAGGCAGGTCCGCTTCGCGCAGGCCCTGCACCAGGCACTCATGGATGGCGCGGCAGGAACGAAAACTGTCGGAGCCGCCACGCAGGATCACGGCATTGCCGGACTTCAGGCACAACACGCCGGCGTCCGCCGCAACGTTCGGCCGGCTCTCGAAAATCACGCCGACGACGCCGAGCGGCACGCGCACGCGCTCGATGGTCATGCCGTTGGGCCGCTGCCAGCTTTCGGTGACGACACCGACCGGATCGGCAATGCCGCGCACGATGCCGATGCCCTCGGCCATCCCTTCGACGCGTGCCGGCGTCAGCGTCAGCCGGTCGATGAAGGCGGAGGTCGCATTGCCGGAGGCGCGGGCCTCGGCGACGTCCTCGGCGTTGGCGGCGAGGATCGCCGCCGCGTTGCCGCGGATCGCCCGCTCCATGGCTTCCAGCGCCCGGTTCTTCTGCTCCGGCGGCGCGAGCGCCAGCACTCGCGCGGCGGCGCGGGCCTTGGCGGCGAGATCGGACATCAGCGCCTGGAGATCGGCATTGCCGTCGACGGCTTTGAGGGGGGCGGCCATGGGGTCAACCTTCTGCTAAGGCGGTGTCCTAGCACGGAAATCCCGCGTCTGCGAAGGGCGGGGAGGGTATGGCTGGTTTCCCCGGTCGCGACGGGCTGGGTCGCGGGCCTACCCGGTCTCTTGCAAAAGGGCCGCTGCGGCCCTTACCCGCCCACCACGAGGTCGTCGCGGTGGATCATCTCCGACCGCCCGCTGATGCCGAGGATGGCCATCACGTCTGGGGAGGAGCGGCCCTTGATCCGCTCGGCGACCTCGGCGTCATAGGCGATCAGGCCACGCCCGACCTCGCTGGCGTCGGGACCGCGCACGATCACGGCATCACCGCGGGCAAACTGGCCCTCGACCTTGATCACGCCGGCCGGCAGCAGGCTGGCGCCGGCGCGCAGCGCCGTCACCGCGCCGGCATCGATGGTCAGCGTGCCCTTCGGCTCCAGCGTGCCGGCGATCCAGCGCTTTCGCGAGGTGATGGGATTGGCCGGCGTCAGGAACCAGGTGCAGCGGCCGCCATCGGCGATCGCCTGCAGCGGATGTTCGATCTTGCCGGAGGCGATCAGCATATGCGTGCCGCCTGTCGTGGCGATCTTGGCTGCCTCGACCTTCGTGCGCATGCCGCCGCGCGACAGCTCGGACTCGGCATCTCCGGCCACACCCTCGATCTCCGAGGAGATGCTCTCGACCACCGGAATCAGCTTTGCGTTCGGGTTGTTCTTGGGTGGGGCGTCGTAGAGGCCGTCAATGTCGGAGAGCAGCACCAGGAGGTCGGCGCTCGCCATGGTGGCGACGCGCGCGGCGAGGCGGTCATTGTCGCCGTAGCGGATCTCGTTAGTGGCGACCGTGTCGTTCTCGTTGATCACGGGAATCGCGCGCCACTCCAGCAGCTTGCCGATGGTGGAACGCGCATTGAGGTAACGGCGGCGCTCTTCGGTGTCCTGGAGCGTCACCAGGATCTGGCCGGCGCCGATGTCGTGCGCCCCGAGCACCTCCGACCAAATCCGCGCCAGCGCGATCTGGCCGACCGCGGCGGCGGCCTGGCTCTCCTCCAGCTTCAGCGGACCGCGCGGCAATTTGAGTCGGCTGCGGCCGAGCGCGATCGAGCCCGAGGAGACCACCAGCACGTCGCGGCCTTCGCGGTGCAGTTTTGCCATGTCGTCCGCCAGCGCAGCCAGCCAGGACGCCCGCACCTCGCCCCTGTCGGAATCGACCAGCAGCGCGGAGCCGACCTTGACGACGATACGGCGGAATTGACTGAGTTCGGGGCTGGCCATGTGTATTTGTGCTGGCGCTGGATGCGAATTGCTCGGGAAACGGCGGAGCGACGGCGGCGCCGATGAGTCCTGCTTTTGCAGCAGGACGGTGACCGGCGCAAGGCAGCCGGCATGGTAAACGGCGTATGTCGGCCTTGTCTCGGGCGTCCGCCTGGCTCTAATTGCCGCCAACCAAAATGGGCTGAAAGAGGAAACGAATGGATCGCCGCAAATTCATGGCCGGATGCTTGGGGCTGCCGCTGCTGGCGCAGGCGGGTGGGGCGCAAGCGCAGGCCGGGCTCACAAAGGTCATCTTCCCGTTCGCAGCGGGAGCTGGCGGCGACACGCTGTGCCGGCTGATCGCGCAGGAGATGGCGCCAGCGTTGCAACGGACCGTCGTCGTCGAGAACCGCACCGGCGGCGACGGCCTGATCGGCATCAAGGCGGTGAAGGGTGGCAGTCCCGACGGCAGCATGGTGCTGGTGACGACGGGGCCGACCATGTATCTGCTGCCGATGGTGGAGACGACACCGAGCTTCGACACGGCCAAGGACTTCATGCCGGTGTCGCTGCTGGCGCGGTTCGAATTTGCGCTGGTGATCAACCCGACTGTCGAGGCCGCTGATTTCAAGAGCTTCGTGGCCTGGCTCAAGGCGCATCCGGACAAGACCTCGTTTGGGGTGCCGAGTAATGGCACCATTCCGCATTTCATGGGCTCCAAGCTCGAGAAGGACCTCGGCATTCCCCTGACCCGCGTGCCCTATCGCGGCAGCGCGCCCATCCTCAACGACATCGTCGGCGGCCACATCTCGTTCGGCATCACGACATTGGCCGACGCTCTGCCGCAACATCGCGCCAAGGGTGTGAAGATCATCGCGGTCGCGAGCGCGGAACGATCGCCGTTTGCGCCAGACGTTCCGACGCTGAGGGAGAGCGGCATCGATCTCGTCGCGGACGCCTGGTACGGCATGTGGCTTCCGGCCGGCAGCCCGCCGGAGTTCGCCAGCAAGCTCGGCGCCGCCGCAAGCGCCGCGCTCGCGAAGCCCGAGGTGAAGGAGAAGCTCACCGCGATTGGGCTCATTCCGGTCGGGTCCACGCCGGAAGGATTGACGAAGGAGCTCGCAGCGAACATCGCCTTGTGGCAACCGATCGTGAAGGCGACGGGATACAAGATCGAGAATTGAGTCTTCTCCCTCTCCCCGCTTGCGGGGAGAGGCAAAGAGCGCCTCTACATCTTCGCGCGCTGTGCGATGCCATCCTTGATCGCCGCAAGCTCGGCTTCATCCCAGATGCCGATCAAAATGCCGCCCTTCACCTGCAGCTGGTTGTCCGCATAGGCCGCGATCTTCTCGCGCGGGGTGGTGATGTGGTCGTTCGGATGCAGCGCCCAGTCGAATAGCTCGGCCTGAAGCCGCGCGATGATGCCGGTGCATTCGGGGTCATCGCCGCGATCCAAATATTCGTCCGGATCGGTTTCGAGGTCGTACAGCATCGGACGGAAGCCGGAGGCGTGGATGTATTTCCAGCGGCCGTCGAACACCATGAACAGGCGGCAGCGTTCGATTGGCTGGTTCAGCTTCAGCCGCACATCCTGCATGGCATAGTCGTATTCGGAGAACGCCACCTTGCGCCAATCTGACGGCGTCGGGCCACGCAGCAGCGGCAGCAGCGAGCGCCCTTCGAGGATGTGGCCCGGCACCTTGCCGCCGAAATAGTCGACGAAGGTCGGTGCAAGATCGATCGCCTCGACCAGCGCATCGCTGCGCGTGCCGCGCGTGGTGTCGGCTTCCCTGGACGGATCGATGATGATCAGTGGAATCTTGGCTGACTGCTCGTGGAACAGGTCCTTCTCGCCCATCCAGTGATCGCCGAGATAGTCGCCGTGATCGGAGGTGAACACGATCATGGTTGTTTCCAAGAGGCCGCGCGCGTCCAGAAACTTCATCAGCACGCCCATCTGGTCGTCGATCTGGGTGATCAGGCCCATATAGGTCGGGATCACCTTCTCGCGGGCATCATCGCGCGCGATGTTGCGGGAGTAGCGCATGTCCATATAGGCGCCGAACACCGGATGCGGATTCTGCCGCTCACGCTCGGAGCGGATCACCGGGATCATGTCATCAGTCGAATACATGCTCGCATAGGGCTCGGGCGCGATATAGGGCCAGTGCGGCTTGATGTAGGACAGATGCAGGCACCACGGCCGGCCATCGGTCTCGGCCTCACTGATGAAGTCCATCGCGCGCCGCGTCATGTAGGGCGTCTCGGAGTGCTCGTCTGGCACGCGCGCGGCCTTGTCGGCATGCACCAGCAGCCACCCATTCTGCAAGCTACCGTCGTCCGCCGCGCCGGAATTGGCCCAATGCTCCCAGGGATTGGTGGCCTCAAAACCCTGCTGGCGCAGATACTCGTCGTATTTCGGCCGCGGCCGGCCGGTCGGATGCAGGCCGTCGTCACGCTCATAGGGCTCGAAGCCGCATTCGGCGACATGCACGCCGATGATCGATTCCGGGGGGATACCGAGCGCCTTCATGCCCTCGAGGTCGGGCGCCATATGGGTCTTGCCAACCAGCACGTTGCGCACGCCGATCTTGCCCAGGTGATCGCCGAGCGTCGGCTCGCCGACACGCAGCGGCCAGCCGTTCCAGTGCGAGCCGTGCGAGCGCATGTAGCGCCCGGTATAGAACGACATCCGCGACGGGCCGCAGATCGGCGACTGCACGTAAGCCTTGCTGAAAAGCACGCCACGCTTGGCCATGGCGTCGATGTTCGGCGTCTTCAGCGTGGGATGGCCGGTGCAGCCGAGATAGTCATAGCGAAGCTGGTCGCACATGATCCAGAGAACGTTCTTCGCGCGCGCCATGCGTCTCGCTCCGTACTTCGTTTGCCGGATATTGCGCTATTGATGGCGCGAAGAAAACCTCTCCCGAAGGGAGAGGTGTCGAGAGAGTGTCGTCTTACTACGCCGACCACGGCTCCGCTTCAGCGGCGCTTTTCGCCTTGGCGGAGACCGGGCTCTCGCCGATCACGCCGGCCAGCGCGCGCAGCGCTTCCTTGACGCCCTGGCCGGTCGCGCCGGACAGCAGCAGTGGCGTCTTCTTGGCGGCGCGCTTCAGGCGGTCCTTCTGCTTCTTCAATTCGTCCGGCTCGACCGCATCGATCTTGTTGAGCGCGACGATCTCGATCTTGTCGGTGAGCTGGCCGCCATAGGCCTCCAGCTCCGTCCGCACCGTCTTGTAGGCCTTGCCGGCGTGCTCGCTCGTCGCATCGACGAGATGCAGCAGCACGCGGCAGCGTTCGACATGGCCGAGGAAGCGGTCGCCGAGGCCGGCGCCTTCATGCGCGCCTTCGATGAGACCCGGAATGTCCGCCAGCACGAATTCGCGGCCGTCGGCATTCACGACGCCGAGCTGCGGATGCAGCGTGGTGAAGGGATAGTCGGCGATCTTCGGCTTTGCCGCGCTGACCTTGCTGAGGAAGGTCGACTTGCCGGCATTGGGCAGGCCGACGACGCCCGCATCCGCGATCAATTTCAG from Bradyrhizobium zhanjiangense includes these protein-coding regions:
- a CDS encoding RNA pyrophosphohydrolase; amino-acid sequence: MTNEKPYRPNVGIALFNADGRVLIGHRFKGDGPEIILPGLDWQMPQGGVDEGENLRDAAMRELWEETNVVSADYLGETDWFTYEFPPYDGPQTHRLAKFRGQRQKWFALRFTGRDEEIDPLTPRNGQPAEFDAWRWERLDRVADLVVPFRRDVYRAVAAQFATFGN
- a CDS encoding RNA pyrophosphohydrolase, producing MARYEDLPYRTCVGVMLINTKGLVFIGRRAGGIEHVDDAHIWQMPQGGVDPGEDTWEAAKRELYEETSVRSVERLGEVPDWLIYDIPRTVAGRAWKGRYRGQRQKWFAVRFTGKDSEINVEKPGGGGHKAEFVSWRWEPMKNLPGLIIPFKRPVYERVVKEFSALADQ
- a CDS encoding divergent polysaccharide deacetylase family protein — its product is MTETADDLSAPLGQDKPRRKRRLRLPFTAMQLLAVVLLLFLVTFAGFAIFNKDPLGGEPMTRIAIREPKATDEKPVASGHAGESRQEGKHETKEAPKQAGPGEQKTVTMIDGSTGARHDVVIGAGEATDKGGAASAPPPVMAGIDPKLLEKSRYGMIPVVAGDMKPFNVYAADADRAKAAKMPVVAIVIGGLGVGAAKTTDAIMKLPPAVTLAFTPYGSDPGKLAERARAQRHEIFLQIPMEPYDFPDNDPGPQTLLTSLSTDQNMDRLYWHLSRMQGYAGLTNFMGARFIATEPAMQPIIREAAKRGLGFFDDGSSPRSIAPQAAANQAMPFGKGDIAIDVVPTPTEIDRALNKLEATARERGIAVGTASALPVSIERIGAWTKTLGDRGILLVPLTTAMLKSKSS
- a CDS encoding S41 family peptidase, which translates into the protein MMRKTSVILLSAATGAALTLFVTQPRAVFMGSSARAATADTYRQLNLFGDVFERVRSDYVEKPDDTKLIESAISGMLTGLDPHSSYMDAKSFRDMQVQTRGEFGGLGIEVTMEDGLIKVVSPIDDTPASRAGIMANDIITNLDDEAVQGLTLNQAVEKMRGPVNTKIKLKIIRKGQDNPLDVTLVRDNIRVRSVRARVEADDIAYIRITTFNEQTTEGLKREVTNLSNQIGDKLKGYIIDLRNNPGGLLEEAVTVSDSFLEKGEIVSTRGRNAEETQRRTAHAGDLTKGKPVIVLVNGGSASASEIVAGALQDHKRATIVGTRSFGKGSVQTIIPLGSGNGALRLTTARYYTPSGKSIQAKGIVPDIEVLQDVPDELKSRTDTKGEASLRGHLKNDGDEKTGSQSYVPPDAKDDKALKLADDLLHGIKNSASAAPTPGGDKAAADKPKAAN
- a CDS encoding murein hydrolase activator EnvC family protein translates to MRAPLLNLLLITGLAGVSLAQAQTATPPQTAAVSPDAIKQREQELEAARARQKSAEEAQAKLKAEITALGQDRTQLNQQLIDTAANVRSVETKIDEAEARLRNLNGREQQMRASLDSRRADIVEVLAALQRAGRRTPPALLVRPEDALQSLRTAMLLGAVVPELRGRAEAIAGELGELVALRKNITSERDQLALDRDRVRNDQSRLTALVDERQRQQAAREKDLDAENSRAIMLSKQVGDLQGLITKMEQDLQSAAKAAEKAAEAAKQAEAKAAASANAGAKSGPAAFKDRSRTTPAIAFASAKGLLPLPVNGNKIRDFGGSDGVGGVQKGISLATKPGSQVTTPCDGWVVYAGPFRSYGQLLILNAGGGYHVLIAGMERISVNIGQFVLTGEPVATMGSTSQVASILATNASQPVLYVEFRKDGTPIDPGPWWAANEGEKVRG
- the rlmH gene encoding 23S rRNA (pseudouridine(1915)-N(3))-methyltransferase RlmH → MRVAIIAVGRLKQGPERELADRYFERFDEAGRKLGFRELTVHEIPESRARDSATRMAEEAAAISAHIPEKSILVALDERGQNLDSTVFARHLGRWRDEGAGHTIFVIGGADGLSPELRRKAKLAIAFGSATWPHQMVRVMLLEQLYRAATILAGHPYHRA
- the rsfS gene encoding ribosome silencing factor, encoding MKAQPDADKTLSLILSRLEDMKAEETVTIDLRGKSTYSDYMIVTTGRVNRHVGAIADNVTKGLKENGIRNIHVEGLPNCDWVLIDSGDVIVHVFRPEVREFYNLERLYTQGPGAAKAI
- a CDS encoding nicotinate-nucleotide adenylyltransferase, producing the protein MSNTFVVPHFVAQAVPPHTEGMRIGLLGGSFNPPHQAHRAISQFALKRLQLDRVWWLVTPGNPLKENGALQELGARMQAAREVANDPRIEVSCLESVIRTRYTIDTINILRRRFSGLRFVWIMGADNLAQFHRWQDWRRIAAQVPMAVIDRPPQSFRALASPAGQALSRYRLPEDKAALLADQPAPAWVFLTGLKLNLSSTGLRNPDGSWKGTK